The following are from one region of the Streptomyces fradiae genome:
- a CDS encoding ABC transporter substrate-binding protein: MRGAKSAKWVVGAIVVALAATACGGGKSDSGKGGAGAIDPNGIFTIENGEPEKPLYTGDTMESYGSAVMKGLYSTLVDYKADGSLEMVNAESVSTTDSKTWTVKLKQGWTFHDGTPVTSKSYVDAWNWNANVNNAMGLASWFADIKGFDKVHPEAEGAKPTADKLEGLKIVDDSTFTIELSKAVPYFGHKLAYISFAPLAESFYKDTKAAGQAPVGNGPYKFKSWDHKKQIEVVRYDGYKGPNKAKNGGVVFKNYTGLEAAYEDLKSGNLDVITQVGPKDLPVYRQDLGDRAVDQPYSAIQTIAVAFYADQWSKPKPVDPRVIQGLSMAIDRATITKTVLNGTREPATGWVAKGVLGYQENAAGDVTKYDPAKAKELIKAGGGVPGNKISIQFNADGGHKEWVEAVCNSIQQATSIQCVGDSKPDFQADLTARKTKQVKSFYRSGWVLDYPVNANFISDLFRTGAGGNQGGFSNKELDAKIAAADSAATLDESVKAYQAIEKELVNYMPSIPMWYYKVNAGYSEKVSGVKFGQDGEPILTGVEVHK; encoded by the coding sequence ATGCGCGGTGCCAAGAGCGCCAAGTGGGTAGTGGGCGCGATCGTCGTCGCCCTGGCAGCGACCGCCTGTGGCGGGGGTAAGAGCGACTCGGGCAAGGGCGGCGCCGGCGCCATCGACCCGAACGGCATCTTCACCATCGAGAACGGTGAGCCGGAGAAGCCCCTGTACACGGGTGACACGATGGAGTCCTACGGCTCCGCGGTCATGAAGGGCCTCTACTCGACCCTCGTCGACTACAAGGCCGACGGCTCCCTGGAGATGGTCAACGCCGAGTCGGTCAGCACGACGGACTCCAAGACCTGGACCGTCAAGCTCAAGCAGGGCTGGACCTTCCACGACGGTACCCCGGTCACGTCCAAGTCCTACGTGGACGCGTGGAACTGGAACGCCAACGTCAACAACGCCATGGGCCTCGCGTCCTGGTTCGCTGACATCAAGGGCTTCGACAAGGTCCACCCCGAGGCCGAGGGCGCCAAGCCGACCGCGGACAAGCTCGAGGGTCTGAAGATCGTCGACGACAGCACCTTCACCATCGAGCTGTCGAAGGCCGTCCCGTACTTCGGTCACAAGCTCGCCTACATCTCCTTCGCGCCGCTGGCGGAGTCCTTCTACAAGGACACGAAGGCCGCGGGCCAGGCGCCGGTCGGCAACGGTCCCTACAAGTTCAAGAGCTGGGACCACAAGAAGCAGATCGAGGTCGTCCGCTACGACGGCTACAAGGGCCCGAACAAGGCGAAGAACGGCGGTGTGGTCTTCAAGAACTACACCGGCCTCGAGGCCGCGTACGAGGACCTGAAGTCCGGCAACCTGGACGTCATCACCCAGGTCGGCCCGAAGGACCTGCCGGTCTACCGCCAGGACCTCGGCGACCGTGCCGTCGACCAGCCGTACTCCGCGATCCAGACGATCGCCGTCGCCTTCTACGCCGACCAGTGGAGCAAGCCGAAGCCGGTCGACCCGCGGGTCATCCAGGGCCTGTCCATGGCGATCGACCGCGCCACCATCACCAAGACGGTGCTGAACGGCACGCGTGAGCCGGCGACCGGCTGGGTTGCCAAGGGCGTCCTCGGTTACCAGGAGAACGCGGCGGGCGACGTCACGAAGTACGACCCGGCCAAGGCCAAGGAGCTCATCAAGGCCGGTGGCGGCGTCCCCGGCAACAAGATCTCCATCCAGTTCAACGCCGACGGCGGTCACAAGGAGTGGGTGGAGGCGGTCTGCAACTCCATCCAGCAGGCCACCAGCATCCAGTGCGTGGGCGACAGCAAGCCGGACTTCCAGGCCGACCTGACGGCCCGTAAGACGAAGCAGGTCAAGTCGTTCTACCGGTCCGGCTGGGTGCTCGACTACCCGGTGAACGCCAACTTCATCTCGGACCTGTTCCGTACGGGTGCGGGCGGCAACCAGGGTGGCTTCTCGAACAAGGAGCTGGACGCGAAGATCGCGGCCGCCGACTCCGCGGCGACCCTCGACGAGTCCGTCAAGGCCTACCAGGCCATCGAGAAGGAACTCGTCAACTACATGCCGTCGATCCCCATGTGGTACTACAAGGTCAACGCGGGCTACTCGGAGAAGGTCTCCGGCGTGAAGTTCGGCCAGGACGGTGAACCGATCCTGACCGGCGTCGAGGTCCACAAGTAA
- a CDS encoding ABC transporter permease, whose amino-acid sequence MGRYVARRLLQMIPVFFGTTLLIFLMVYSLPGDPVAGLFGDKGADPATLEAIRHKLGLDQPLWKQYWDYMTGIILHFDFGTQIRNDRPVTDVLGDAFPVTLQLAALAFVFEMVFGVTLGIVAGLKAGRLADNVILIFTLLIISIPVFVLGFLIKMVFAFQLGWMEPNVSNDQLLSEMIAPAVVLGGLSLAYVARLTRTSMAENLRADYMRTAIAKGLPKRRVIGVHLMRNSMIPVITFLGTDIGALMGGAVVTEGIFNIKGVGGLIYESITRREGSTLVGLVTILVVVYLVTSLLIDLLYAVLDPRIRYA is encoded by the coding sequence ATGGGGCGTTATGTCGCACGACGACTGCTCCAGATGATCCCGGTTTTCTTCGGGACAACCCTGCTGATCTTCCTGATGGTCTACAGCCTGCCCGGCGACCCCGTGGCGGGTCTGTTCGGCGACAAGGGCGCCGATCCGGCGACCCTGGAGGCGATCAGGCACAAGCTCGGTCTGGACCAGCCACTGTGGAAGCAGTACTGGGACTACATGACCGGCATCATCCTGCACTTCGACTTCGGCACCCAGATCCGGAACGACCGTCCGGTCACCGACGTGCTGGGTGACGCCTTCCCGGTGACGCTCCAACTGGCCGCGCTGGCCTTCGTCTTCGAGATGGTCTTCGGAGTGACGCTCGGCATCGTCGCCGGCCTCAAGGCCGGCCGCCTGGCCGACAACGTCATCCTGATCTTCACCCTGCTGATCATCTCGATCCCGGTCTTCGTCCTCGGCTTCCTCATCAAGATGGTCTTCGCCTTCCAGCTGGGATGGATGGAGCCGAACGTCAGCAACGATCAGCTGCTCTCCGAGATGATCGCCCCGGCCGTCGTGCTCGGTGGTCTATCGCTCGCCTATGTGGCCCGGCTGACCCGTACGTCCATGGCGGAGAACCTGCGCGCCGACTACATGCGCACCGCCATCGCCAAGGGCCTGCCGAAGCGCCGCGTCATCGGCGTCCACCTGATGCGCAACTCGATGATTCCCGTCATCACCTTCCTGGGCACCGACATCGGCGCCCTCATGGGCGGTGCGGTCGTCACCGAGGGCATCTTCAACATCAAGGGCGTCGGTGGTCTGATCTACGAGTCGATCACCCGCCGCGAGGGCTCGACCCTGGTCGGCCTCGTCACCATCCTGGTGGTCGTCTACCTGGTCACCAGTCTGCTCATCGACCTGCTGTACGCGGTCCTGGACCCGAGGATCCGGTATGCCTGA
- a CDS encoding ABC transporter permease, with protein sequence MPDVTKTVAAAGDVVDTPSVAENSTSAQKPEKARSLWGDAWSDLRRNPYFIVSAGLIVVLLSITAFPGLFTSASPTAGDLVHHYIGKPELGSIGSEGWLGYDIQGRSVYARLIYGTRASIIVGVAVTLIVTVVGGIMGMIAGYFGGITDAILSRITDIFFGIPFMLGAMVILQAFTDRTIWVVVFALAFLGWTQITRVMRGAVITVKQADYVHAAKALGAGTTRILFRHILPNAMAPVIVVATIALGGYISAEATLSYLGLGLASPTVSWGVDISAGVQAIRTSQHILLYPSIMVSITVLAFIMLGEAVRNALDPKLR encoded by the coding sequence ATGCCTGACGTGACCAAGACCGTCGCCGCGGCTGGGGACGTCGTCGACACTCCCTCCGTCGCCGAGAACTCCACGTCCGCGCAGAAGCCGGAGAAGGCCCGCTCCCTGTGGGGCGACGCCTGGAGCGACCTGCGCCGCAACCCGTACTTCATCGTGTCGGCCGGGCTGATCGTGGTGCTGCTGTCGATCACCGCGTTCCCGGGCCTGTTCACCAGCGCCTCGCCGACCGCGGGTGACCTCGTCCACCACTACATCGGCAAGCCCGAGCTGGGCAGTATCGGCTCCGAGGGCTGGCTCGGTTACGACATCCAGGGCCGGTCCGTCTACGCCCGCCTGATCTACGGCACCCGCGCCTCCATCATCGTGGGCGTAGCCGTCACGCTGATCGTCACGGTCGTCGGCGGCATCATGGGCATGATCGCCGGCTACTTCGGCGGCATCACGGATGCGATCCTCTCCCGGATCACCGACATCTTCTTCGGCATCCCGTTCATGCTCGGCGCCATGGTCATCCTGCAGGCCTTCACCGACCGCACCATCTGGGTCGTCGTCTTCGCCCTGGCCTTCCTCGGCTGGACGCAGATCACCCGCGTCATGCGCGGTGCGGTGATCACGGTGAAGCAGGCCGACTACGTGCACGCCGCGAAGGCGCTCGGCGCCGGCACGACCCGGATCCTGTTCCGGCACATCCTGCCGAACGCCATGGCCCCGGTGATCGTCGTCGCGACCATCGCGCTCGGCGGTTACATCTCGGCCGAGGCCACCCTGTCCTACCTCGGCCTGGGCCTCGCGTCCCCGACCGTCTCGTGGGGTGTCGACATCTCCGCCGGTGTTCAGGCGATCCGTACGTCGCAGCACATCCTGCTGTACCCGTCGATCATGGTGAGCATCACCGTCCTGGCGTTCATCATGCTCGGCGAAGCCGTCCGCAACGCCCTCGACCCCAAGCTGCGCTGA
- a CDS encoding ABC transporter ATP-binding protein gives MSTIDKTTTVPAPRAGDDYNGPLLEVRDLHVEFHTRDGVAKAVNGVNYSVSAGETLAVLGESGSGKSVTAQAIMGILDMPPGKIPQGEILFRGQDMLKMSNEERRKIRGRRIAMIFQDALSSLNPVLTVGYQLGEMFRVHHGLSKKDAKVKAIELMDKVKIPAAKARVGDYPHQFSGGMRQRIMIAMALALEPDLIIADEPTTALDVTVQAQVMDLLAELQREYNMGLILITHDLGVVADVADKIAVMYAGRIVEQAPVHELYKRPAHPYTRGLLDSIPRLDQKGQELYAIKGLPPNLLNIPSGCAFNPRCPMASDLCHTEVPALVPVTEQDGAELPGRKSACHYWKETIHG, from the coding sequence GTGAGCACCATCGACAAGACGACGACCGTTCCGGCGCCGCGCGCCGGCGACGACTACAACGGTCCGCTGCTCGAAGTCCGTGACCTGCACGTCGAGTTCCACACCCGCGACGGTGTGGCCAAGGCGGTCAACGGCGTCAACTACTCGGTCAGCGCCGGTGAGACGCTCGCCGTGCTCGGCGAGTCCGGCTCCGGCAAGTCCGTCACGGCCCAGGCCATCATGGGCATCCTCGACATGCCGCCCGGCAAGATCCCGCAGGGCGAGATCCTGTTCCGCGGCCAGGACATGCTGAAGATGTCCAACGAGGAGCGCCGGAAGATCCGCGGTCGCCGCATCGCGATGATCTTCCAGGACGCGCTGTCCTCGCTGAACCCGGTCCTCACCGTCGGCTACCAGCTCGGCGAGATGTTCCGGGTCCACCACGGCCTGTCCAAGAAGGACGCCAAGGTCAAGGCCATCGAGCTGATGGACAAGGTCAAGATCCCGGCCGCCAAGGCCCGGGTCGGCGACTACCCCCACCAGTTCTCCGGCGGTATGCGCCAGCGCATCATGATCGCCATGGCGCTCGCCCTGGAGCCGGACCTGATCATCGCCGACGAGCCGACCACGGCCCTCGACGTGACGGTCCAGGCCCAGGTCATGGACCTGCTCGCGGAGCTGCAGCGCGAGTACAACATGGGTCTGATCCTGATCACCCACGACCTCGGCGTCGTCGCCGACGTCGCGGACAAGATCGCGGTCATGTACGCCGGCCGGATCGTGGAGCAGGCGCCGGTGCACGAGCTGTACAAGCGCCCGGCCCACCCGTACACCCGGGGTCTGCTCGACTCGATCCCGCGCCTGGACCAGAAGGGCCAGGAGCTGTACGCGATCAAGGGTCTGCCGCCCAACCTGCTCAACATCCCGTCGGGCTGCGCCTTCAACCCGCGCTGCCCCATGGCGAGTGACCTCTGCCACACCGAGGTGCCGGCCCTGGTGCCGGTCACCGAGCAGGACGGCGCCGAGCTGCCGGGCCGCAAGAGCGCCTGCCACTACTGGAAGGAGACGATCCATGGCTGA
- a CDS encoding ABC transporter ATP-binding protein, which yields MAELSKNDNAGGVSEAEAVAAIEAPVERGEPILQVRNLQKHFPLTQGILFKKKIGAVKAVDGVSFDLFQGETLGIVGESGCGKSTVAKLLMNLERATAGEVFYKGQDITRLSGRALKAVRRNIQMVFQDPYTSLNPRMTVGDIIGEPFDIHPEVAPKGDRRRKVQELLDVVGLNPEYINRYPHQFSGGQRQRIGIARGLALNPEIIICDEPVSALDVSVQAQVINLMEKLQDEFNLSYIFIAHDLSIVRHISDRVGVMYLGKMAEIGTDTQIYDHPTHPYTQALLSAVPVPDPEARAHRERIILTGDVPSPANPPSGCRFRTRCWKAQDKCATEVPVLAIPERFRGQDTPAAHESACHFAEEKDVVGAS from the coding sequence ATGGCTGAGCTCAGCAAGAACGACAACGCCGGGGGCGTGTCCGAGGCGGAGGCCGTGGCCGCCATCGAGGCTCCCGTCGAGCGCGGTGAGCCGATCCTCCAGGTGCGCAACCTGCAGAAGCACTTCCCGCTGACCCAGGGCATCCTCTTCAAGAAGAAGATCGGTGCGGTCAAGGCCGTGGACGGGGTCTCCTTCGACCTCTTCCAGGGCGAGACGCTCGGCATCGTGGGCGAGTCCGGCTGTGGCAAGTCCACGGTCGCCAAGCTCCTGATGAACCTGGAGCGGGCCACCGCGGGCGAGGTCTTCTACAAGGGCCAGGACATCACCCGGCTGTCCGGCCGTGCGCTGAAGGCCGTGCGCCGGAACATCCAGATGGTGTTCCAGGACCCGTACACCTCGCTGAACCCGCGCATGACGGTCGGCGACATCATCGGCGAGCCCTTCGACATCCACCCCGAGGTGGCCCCGAAGGGCGACCGGCGCCGCAAGGTGCAGGAGCTGCTCGACGTCGTCGGTCTGAACCCCGAGTACATCAACCGCTATCCGCACCAGTTCTCCGGCGGTCAGCGCCAGCGCATCGGCATCGCCCGCGGCCTCGCGCTCAACCCGGAGATCATCATCTGCGACGAGCCGGTCTCCGCCCTGGACGTGTCCGTCCAGGCGCAGGTCATCAACCTGATGGAGAAGCTGCAGGACGAGTTCAACCTGTCCTACATCTTCATCGCGCACGACCTGTCGATCGTCCGGCACATCTCGGACCGGGTCGGCGTGATGTACCTGGGCAAGATGGCCGAGATCGGTACCGACACCCAGATCTACGACCACCCGACCCACCCGTACACGCAGGCGCTGCTCTCCGCGGTGCCGGTGCCGGACCCGGAGGCCCGCGCGCACCGCGAGCGGATCATCCTCACCGGTGACGTGCCCTCGCCGGCCAACCCGCCGTCGGGCTGCCGCTTCCGCACCCGCTGCTGGAAGGCGCAGGACAAGTGCGCCACCGAGGTGCCGGTGCTCGCGATTCCGGAGCGCTTCCGCGGCCAGGACACGCCGGCGGCGCACGAGTCCGCGTGCCACTTCGCCGAGGAGAAGGACGTCGTCGGCGCGAGCTGA
- a CDS encoding ABC transporter substrate-binding protein, whose product MRGATHAKWAALATAVALAATACGGGDDGGGGGGGAEGIVSSSWGDPQNPLEPANTNEVQGGKVLSMIFRGLKQYDPKTGAANNMLAEKIDTTDSTNFTITVKDGWTFSNGEQVTAKSFVDAWNYGANLKNNQRNAFFFGQIEGYDQVHPESGEPTAQTMSGLKVTGPQTFTVKLTQKFSTWPDTLGYAAFSPLPQAFFTDHAAWVSKPVGNGPYTIQSYAKGSQMELVKWADYPGPDKAQNGGVTLKVYTDNNTAYTDLTAGNLDLVDDVPASQLKNVKADLGDRYINQPAGIIQTLAFPFYDPAWNKPGQEKLRTGLSMAIDRKQITETIFQNTRTPATDWTSPVLGEAGGFSSTLCGDSCKYDAAEAKKLVAEGGGIPGGTMKISYNADTGSHKEWVDAVCNSINKALGNTKACVGNPIGTFADFRNQITQSKMPGPFRAGWQMDYPLIQNFLQPLYYTGASSNDGKWTNAQFDQLVNQANAETDQAKAVQTFQQAEEVLRDQMGAIPLWYQNGSAGYSERVSNVTLNPFSVPVYEQIKVS is encoded by the coding sequence ATGCGCGGAGCCACGCACGCCAAGTGGGCCGCTCTGGCCACCGCAGTCGCCCTCGCGGCGACCGCCTGCGGCGGTGGCGACGACGGCGGCGGCGGTGGCGGAGGCGCCGAAGGGATCGTCAGCTCCTCCTGGGGCGACCCGCAGAACCCGCTGGAGCCGGCCAACACCAACGAGGTGCAGGGCGGCAAGGTGCTGTCCATGATCTTCCGCGGGCTCAAGCAGTACGACCCGAAGACCGGCGCGGCCAACAACATGCTCGCCGAGAAGATCGACACCACCGACTCGACCAACTTCACCATCACCGTCAAGGACGGCTGGACCTTCTCCAACGGCGAGCAGGTCACCGCCAAGTCCTTCGTGGACGCCTGGAACTACGGCGCCAACCTGAAGAACAACCAGCGCAACGCGTTCTTCTTCGGCCAGATCGAGGGCTACGACCAGGTCCACCCCGAGTCCGGCGAGCCCACGGCCCAGACGATGTCCGGCCTGAAGGTGACCGGCCCCCAGACCTTCACGGTCAAGCTGACCCAGAAGTTCTCCACCTGGCCCGACACCCTCGGCTACGCGGCCTTCTCGCCGCTGCCCCAGGCCTTCTTCACGGACCACGCCGCCTGGGTCTCCAAGCCCGTCGGCAACGGCCCGTACACCATCCAGTCGTACGCCAAGGGCTCCCAGATGGAGCTGGTGAAGTGGGCCGACTACCCGGGCCCGGACAAGGCGCAGAACGGCGGTGTCACCCTCAAGGTGTACACCGACAACAACACCGCCTACACCGACCTGACGGCCGGCAACCTCGACCTCGTCGACGACGTGCCCGCGTCCCAGCTGAAGAACGTCAAGGCCGACCTCGGCGACCGCTACATCAACCAGCCCGCCGGCATCATCCAGACCCTCGCCTTCCCGTTCTACGACCCGGCCTGGAACAAGCCGGGCCAGGAGAAGCTGCGCACCGGCCTGTCGATGGCGATCGACCGCAAGCAGATCACCGAGACGATCTTCCAGAACACCCGCACCCCCGCCACCGACTGGACCTCCCCGGTGCTCGGCGAGGCCGGCGGCTTCAGCTCGACCCTCTGCGGCGACTCCTGCAAGTACGACGCGGCCGAGGCGAAGAAGCTGGTCGCCGAGGGCGGCGGCATCCCCGGCGGCACGATGAAGATCTCGTACAACGCCGACACCGGCTCCCACAAGGAGTGGGTGGACGCGGTCTGCAACTCCATCAACAAGGCCCTCGGCAACACCAAGGCCTGCGTCGGCAACCCCATCGGCACCTTCGCCGACTTCCGCAACCAGATCACCCAGTCCAAGATGCCGGGACCGTTCCGGGCCGGCTGGCAGATGGACTACCCGCTCATCCAGAACTTCCTCCAGCCGCTGTACTACACCGGCGCCTCGTCCAACGACGGCAAGTGGACCAACGCCCAGTTCGACCAGCTGGTCAACCAGGCCAACGCGGAGACCGACCAGGCGAAGGCCGTGCAGACCTTCCAGCAGGCCGAGGAGGTGCTGCGGGACCAGATGGGCGCCATCCCCCTCTGGTACCAGAACGGCAGCGCCGGCTACTCGGAGCGGGTCTCCAACGTGACCCTGAACCCGTTCAGCGTGCCCGTCTACGAACAGATCAAGGTCAGCTGA
- a CDS encoding ABC transporter permease: MGRYVIRRLLQMIPVFFGATLLIFLMVNVMGDPIAGLCGDRACDPATAAQLRKEFGLDKPVWQQYLTYMGNVFTGDFGTAFNGQPVTELMSTAFPVTIRLTIVAIFFEIVIGITLGVLTGLKRGHPVDTSVLLLTLVVLSIPTFVTGLLVQLLLGVEWGWIKPAVSPEAPFNELIVPGLVLASVSLAYVTRLTRTSIAENKRADYVRTAVAKGLPRRRVITRHLLRNSLIPVVTFIGADVGALMGGAIVTERIFNIHGVGYQLYQGIVRQNTQTVVGFVTVLVLVFLIANLLVDLLYAVLDPRIRYA; encoded by the coding sequence ATGGGTCGTTATGTGATCCGGCGCCTGCTGCAGATGATCCCGGTCTTCTTCGGCGCCACGCTGTTGATCTTCCTGATGGTGAACGTGATGGGCGACCCCATCGCCGGCCTGTGCGGCGACCGGGCCTGCGACCCCGCCACCGCCGCCCAGCTGCGCAAGGAGTTCGGCCTCGACAAGCCGGTCTGGCAGCAATACCTGACCTACATGGGCAACGTCTTCACCGGCGACTTCGGCACCGCCTTCAACGGGCAGCCGGTCACCGAGCTGATGTCCACCGCGTTCCCGGTCACCATCCGGCTCACCATCGTCGCCATCTTCTTCGAGATCGTCATCGGCATCACCCTCGGCGTCCTCACCGGTCTCAAGCGCGGCCACCCCGTGGACACCTCGGTGCTGCTGCTCACCCTGGTCGTCCTCTCCATCCCCACCTTCGTCACCGGTCTGCTGGTCCAGCTGCTGCTCGGCGTCGAATGGGGCTGGATCAAACCGGCCGTCTCGCCCGAGGCCCCCTTCAACGAACTCATCGTCCCCGGCCTCGTCCTCGCCTCCGTCTCCCTGGCGTACGTCACCCGGCTCACCCGCACCTCGATCGCCGAGAACAAGCGCGCCGACTACGTCCGCACCGCGGTCGCCAAGGGCCTGCCGCGCCGCCGGGTCATCACCCGGCACCTGCTGCGCAACAGCCTCATCCCCGTGGTGACGTTCATCGGCGCCGACGTCGGCGCGCTCATGGGCGGCGCCATCGTCACCGAACGGATCTTCAACATCCACGGCGTCGGCTACCAGCTCTACCAGGGCATCGTGCGCCAGAACACCCAGACCGTGGTCGGCTTCGTGACCGTCCTCGTCCTGGTGTTCCTGATCGCCAACCTGCTGGTCGACCTCCTGTACGCCGTCCTTGACCCGAGGATTCGCTATGCCTGA
- a CDS encoding ABC transporter permease: MPEPEPFEPLESYGEEGRAVASTGAGGAADYGTAEAETLERNPAPPEETDPGAAGPGPEQKARSLWSDAWHDLRRNPVFIISALVILFLVIISIWPQLIASGDPLDCDLSKAQEGSQPGHPFGFNGQGCDVYTRTVYGARTSVTVGVLATLGVAILGSILGGLAGFFGGGWDGVLSRITDVFFAIPVVLGGLVFLSVVSSATVWPVIGFMVLLGWPQISRIARGSVITAKQNDYVQAARALGASNSRMLLRHIAPNAVAPVIVVATIALGTYIALEATLSYLGVGLKPPTVSWGIDISSASQYIRNAPHMLLWPAGALAITVLAFIMLGDAVRDALDPKLR, from the coding sequence ATGCCTGAGCCCGAGCCGTTTGAACCGCTGGAGTCGTACGGTGAGGAGGGTCGCGCCGTGGCCTCGACCGGCGCCGGAGGCGCGGCCGACTACGGCACCGCCGAGGCCGAGACCCTGGAGAGGAACCCCGCGCCGCCCGAGGAGACCGACCCCGGCGCCGCCGGCCCCGGCCCCGAGCAGAAGGCCCGCTCCCTGTGGTCCGACGCCTGGCACGACCTGCGCCGCAACCCGGTCTTCATCATCTCCGCCCTGGTCATCCTCTTCCTGGTGATCATCTCGATCTGGCCCCAGCTGATCGCCTCCGGAGACCCCCTCGACTGCGACCTGTCCAAGGCCCAGGAGGGCTCCCAGCCCGGCCACCCCTTCGGCTTCAACGGCCAGGGCTGCGACGTCTACACCCGCACCGTCTACGGCGCCCGCACCTCCGTCACCGTCGGCGTCCTGGCCACCCTCGGCGTCGCGATCCTCGGCAGCATCCTCGGCGGCCTGGCCGGCTTCTTCGGCGGCGGCTGGGACGGCGTCCTCTCCCGGATCACCGACGTCTTCTTCGCCATCCCCGTCGTCCTCGGCGGCCTGGTCTTCCTCTCCGTGGTGTCCAGCGCCACCGTCTGGCCCGTCATCGGCTTCATGGTGCTGCTCGGCTGGCCACAGATCTCCCGGATCGCCCGCGGCTCGGTGATCACCGCGAAACAGAACGACTACGTGCAGGCCGCCCGGGCGCTCGGCGCCTCCAACTCCCGGATGCTGCTGCGCCACATCGCCCCCAACGCGGTCGCCCCCGTCATCGTCGTCGCGACCATCGCGCTCGGCACCTACATCGCCCTGGAGGCGACCCTGTCGTACCTCGGCGTCGGCCTGAAGCCGCCCACCGTCTCCTGGGGCATCGACATCTCCTCGGCCTCGCAGTACATCCGCAACGCCCCGCACATGCTGCTCTGGCCGGCCGGCGCGCTCGCCATCACGGTGCTCGCCTTCATCATGCTCGGCGACGCGGTGCGCGACGCCCTCGACCCGAAGCTGAGGTAG
- a CDS encoding ABC transporter ATP-binding protein has protein sequence MLLEVRDLHVEFHTRDGVAKAVNGVNYSVDAGETLAVLGESGSGKSVTAQAVMGILDIPPGKITGGEIRFQGQDLLKLKEDERRKVRGAKMAMIFQDALSSLNPVLSVGEQLGEMFVVHKGMSKKESRARAVELMDRVRIPAAKERVGQYPHQFSGGMRQRIMIAMALALEPELIIADEPTTALDVTVQAQVMDLLAELQRELNMGLILITHDLGVVADVADKIAVMYAGRIVEQAPVHEIYKAPAHPYTRGLLDSIPRLDQKGQELYAIKGLPPNLLAIPPGCAFNPRCPLARDRCRVEEPPLYDVTESPVPRSSACHFWKECLHG, from the coding sequence ATGCTGCTCGAAGTGCGCGACCTGCACGTGGAGTTCCACACCCGCGACGGCGTCGCCAAGGCCGTCAACGGCGTCAACTACTCCGTCGACGCGGGGGAGACCCTGGCCGTGCTCGGCGAGTCCGGCTCCGGCAAGTCCGTCACCGCCCAGGCCGTCATGGGCATCCTCGACATCCCCCCGGGGAAGATCACCGGCGGCGAGATCCGCTTCCAGGGCCAGGACCTGCTCAAGCTCAAGGAGGACGAGCGCAGGAAGGTCCGCGGCGCCAAGATGGCGATGATCTTCCAGGACGCCCTGTCCTCCCTCAACCCCGTGCTCAGTGTCGGCGAACAGCTCGGCGAGATGTTCGTGGTCCACAAGGGGATGAGCAAGAAGGAGTCCCGGGCCCGAGCCGTCGAACTGATGGACCGGGTCCGCATCCCCGCCGCCAAGGAACGCGTCGGCCAGTACCCCCACCAGTTCTCCGGCGGCATGCGCCAGCGCATCATGATCGCCATGGCGCTCGCCCTCGAACCCGAGCTGATCATCGCCGACGAGCCCACCACCGCCCTCGACGTCACCGTCCAGGCCCAGGTCATGGACCTGCTCGCCGAGCTCCAGCGCGAACTCAACATGGGCCTCATCCTCATCACCCACGACCTCGGCGTCGTCGCCGACGTCGCCGACAAGATCGCCGTGATGTACGCCGGCCGGATCGTCGAACAGGCCCCGGTGCACGAGATCTACAAGGCGCCCGCCCACCCCTACACCCGCGGCCTGCTCGACTCCATCCCGCGCCTGGACCAGAAGGGCCAGGAGCTGTACGCGATCAAGGGCCTGCCGCCCAACCTCCTCGCCATCCCGCCCGGCTGCGCCTTCAACCCGCGCTGCCCGCTCGCCCGGGACCGGTGCCGCGTCGAGGAGCCGCCGCTGTACGACGTCACCGAATCGCCCGTACCGCGCTCCAGCGCCTGCCACTTCTGGAAGGAGTGCCTCCATGGCTGA